AACACCGGCCCGGTCTACCCCTGGTTCGGCAAGGACATCCGCGACGGCATCCAGCTCGCCGTCGAGAACTACGCGCTCCTGCACCAGCTGTGGAGGGAGGACGTCGTCACCTGGCAGGGCAAGTTCCGTACGCCGCTCCAGTCGTTCACCTCGACACCGCGCCCGCTCGACGGCGTACCCCCGTTCGTCTGGCACGGCTCCATCCGCTCCCCGGAGATCGCCGAACAGGCCGCCTACTACGGTGACGGCTTCTTCCACAACAACATCTTCTGGCCCAAGGAACACACCGCCCAGATGGTCCGCCTCTACCGGGAGCGCTACGCCCACTACGGCCACGGCACCCCCGAGCAGGCCATCGTCGGCCTCGGCGGCCAGGTCTTCATGCGGCGCAACTCCCAGGAAGCGGTACGGGAGTTCCGGCCCTACTTCGACCGCGCGCCCGTGTACGGCGGTGGCCCCTCCCTGGAGGACTTCTCCGCGCAGACGCCGCTGACCGTCGGCTCGCCGCAGCAGGTCATCGAGAAGACGCTGTCCTTCCGCGACTACGCGGGCGACTACCAGCGCCAGCTCTTCCTCGTGGACCACGCGGGCCTGCCCCTGAAGACCGTCCTGGAACAGCTCGACCTGCTCGGCGAGGAGGTCGTCCCGGTCCTGCGCAAGGAGTTCGCCAAGGACCGCCCCGCCGACGTCCCCGAGGCACCGACGCACGCCGCACTGCTCGACGAGGCCCACCGCAAGCAGGCCACGGCGGGCGCGGCCACGGCCACTGGATCCGACGACAAGCCGACCGGCAGCGAGGGAGTGAGCAGCGCATGACGACCCCCACCCATGGCGGCATCGCCGCGACCCGGATCGTCGTGGTGTCCGCGGGCCTTGGTTCCCCCTCGTCCACGCGGCTGCTCGGTGACCGGCTGGCCGGTGCGGTCGTGGAGCACGGCCAACGGGCAGCAGGGCGGGGCGAGTTCACTGTTGAGGTGATCGAACTGCGTGACCTCGCCGTGGAGATCGCCCACAACCTGCTCACCGGTTTCCCGGGGCCCAAGCTCGCCGCAGCCGTCGAGTCGGTGACGGGAGCGGACGGTCTGATCGCCGTGACCCCTGTGTTCTCCGCCTCCTACAGCGGGCTGTTCAAGTCCTTCTTCGACGTCCTCGACCCGGAGTCCCTCACCGGAAAGCCGGTCCTGATCGCGGCGACCGGCGGGACACCTCGCCACTCCCTGGTACTGGAGCACGCGATGCGCCCGCTCTTCGCACACCTGCGCACCGTCGTCGCGCCCACCGCCGTCTACGCGGCCTCGCAGGACTGGGGCGCCGACGGCCTGGAGGAACGCATCGACCGCGCGGGCCGCGAACTCGCCTCCCTGACCGCGCTGTCGGGGGCCGAGCCCGGACAGCGTGAGCGAGGGGCGGCAGCGGCGACGGGGGTCGTAGCGACGGAAGCCGGAGCACCGTCAGACGGTGCGCGGCCGAGTGGCGCGGCACCCGACGGGGACGTACCCGACATACCCGAGCCGGTGCCTCCGGCGCCGGGACCGGAACAGGCCTTCTTGGGCGAGGTCGTTCCCTTCGCGGAGCAACTGG
This is a stretch of genomic DNA from Streptomyces sp. NA04227. It encodes these proteins:
- a CDS encoding FMN reductase, with protein sequence MTTPTHGGIAATRIVVVSAGLGSPSSTRLLGDRLAGAVVEHGQRAAGRGEFTVEVIELRDLAVEIAHNLLTGFPGPKLAAAVESVTGADGLIAVTPVFSASYSGLFKSFFDVLDPESLTGKPVLIAATGGTPRHSLVLEHAMRPLFAHLRTVVAPTAVYAASQDWGADGLEERIDRAGRELASLTALSGAEPGQRERGAAAATGVVATEAGAPSDGARPSGAAPDGDVPDIPEPVPPAPGPEQAFLGEVVPFAEQLAALRAG
- a CDS encoding LLM class flavin-dependent oxidoreductase; translation: MQFGIFTVGDVTQDPATGRTVSEHERIKSMVAIAQKAEEVGLDVFATGEHHNPPFVPSSPTTMLGWIAARTENLILSTSTTLITTNDPVKIAEDFAMLQHLADGRVDVMLGRGNTGPVYPWFGKDIRDGIQLAVENYALLHQLWREDVVTWQGKFRTPLQSFTSTPRPLDGVPPFVWHGSIRSPEIAEQAAYYGDGFFHNNIFWPKEHTAQMVRLYRERYAHYGHGTPEQAIVGLGGQVFMRRNSQEAVREFRPYFDRAPVYGGGPSLEDFSAQTPLTVGSPQQVIEKTLSFRDYAGDYQRQLFLVDHAGLPLKTVLEQLDLLGEEVVPVLRKEFAKDRPADVPEAPTHAALLDEAHRKQATAGAATATGSDDKPTGSEGVSSA